In a single window of the Amycolatopsis sp. cg5 genome:
- a CDS encoding alpha/beta fold hydrolase has translation MPTTTSADGTTIAYSKVGSGRPVILVDGAMCFRGMGPLDALAAVLAPDYTVYTYDRRGRGESGDTAPYSVEREVEDLDALIKEAGGSANVFGCSSGAVLALEAATRGLAIEKLALYEPPFIVDDSREIPTGYMDRIREHIAADRRPEALREFMVTGVGMPAIMMVVMRLMPAWKKIKGVAHTLPYDMSVVGTTQEGKPLPVDRWTNITMPTLIADGAKSPAWMRNGVRNLTELLPQAEYRNLAGQNHMVKPKVHAPVLKDFFG, from the coding sequence ATGCCCACCACGACGTCCGCGGACGGAACCACGATCGCCTACAGCAAGGTCGGCTCCGGCCGTCCGGTCATCCTGGTCGACGGCGCCATGTGCTTCCGCGGCATGGGCCCGCTCGACGCGCTCGCCGCCGTGCTCGCGCCGGACTACACCGTCTACACGTACGACCGTCGCGGCCGCGGCGAAAGTGGTGACACCGCGCCCTATTCGGTCGAGCGCGAGGTCGAGGACCTCGACGCGCTGATCAAGGAAGCGGGCGGCTCGGCGAACGTGTTCGGCTGCTCCTCGGGCGCGGTGCTCGCGCTCGAAGCCGCCACCCGCGGCCTCGCGATCGAGAAGCTCGCGCTGTACGAGCCGCCGTTCATCGTCGACGACAGCCGCGAGATCCCGACCGGCTACATGGACCGCATCCGCGAGCACATCGCCGCCGACCGGCGCCCGGAAGCGTTGCGGGAGTTCATGGTCACCGGCGTCGGGATGCCCGCGATCATGATGGTGGTCATGCGGCTGATGCCCGCCTGGAAGAAGATCAAGGGCGTCGCGCACACCCTGCCGTACGACATGTCCGTCGTCGGCACCACACAGGAGGGCAAGCCGCTGCCGGTCGACCGGTGGACCAACATCACCATGCCCACCTTGATCGCGGACGGCGCCAAGAGCCCGGCGTGGATGCGCAACGGCGTGCGGAATCTGACCGAGCTGCTCCCCCAGGCCGAGTACCGGAACCTGGCCGGGCAGAACCACATGGTCAAGCCCAAGGTCCACGCCCCGGTGCTCAAGGACTTCTTCGGCTGA
- a CDS encoding Lrp/AsnC family transcriptional regulator: MTGPLEPLDQAIARELAADGRCSFTDLAERVGLSVSAVHQRVRRLEQRGVIRGYAARLDGEQIGLPLTALISLTPNDPGAPDDYPQRVEHITEIESCYSVAGDESYILLVRVASPLALEDLLRRIRESAKVSTRTTVVLSTPFEGRSPTL, from the coding sequence GTGACCGGCCCGCTGGAACCACTCGACCAGGCCATCGCCCGCGAACTCGCCGCCGACGGCCGCTGCAGTTTCACCGACCTCGCCGAGCGCGTCGGCCTGTCGGTTTCGGCCGTGCACCAACGGGTCCGCCGCCTCGAACAGCGCGGCGTGATCCGCGGGTACGCCGCGCGCCTCGACGGTGAGCAGATCGGCCTGCCCCTCACGGCGCTGATCTCGCTGACGCCGAACGACCCCGGCGCGCCCGACGACTACCCGCAGCGCGTCGAGCACATCACCGAGATCGAGTCGTGTTACTCGGTCGCAGGGGACGAGTCCTACATCCTGCTGGTGCGGGTCGCGTCGCCGCTGGCACTGGAGGATCTGCTGCGGCGGATCCGCGAATCGGCGAAGGTGTCGACGCGGACCACGGTCGTGTTGTCTACGCCGTTCGAAGGACGTTCACCGACGTTGTGA
- a CDS encoding M24 family metallopeptidase encodes MSRRSPNTPAPDVAGLRARLDRARAAAAKSGTDALLITPGSDLRYLIGAGGGSFERLTTLVVPADGAPALVVPKLEAPGYADTPTEELGIDILTWVDGDDPYKLVAGRLGKPARVAVSDFTPALHVLALRDALGDAEQVLAGPVVRELRMRKDAAEIEALRTAGAAIDRVHARVGEWLRAGRTEAEVGADIAAAIVEEGHTEAEFVIVGSGPNGASPHHSVSDRVIEQGDVVVVDIGGPIAEGYNSDSTRTYAVGEPRDADVAATYAILQRAQAAAVAAVRPGVTAEQIDAAAREVIAEAGFGEYFIHRTGHGIGLDVHEEPYIIAGNDLPLEAGMAFSVEPGIYQPGRWGARIEDIVVVTETGVESFNNRPHELVVLGS; translated from the coding sequence ATGTCTCGCCGTTCGCCGAATACGCCAGCACCCGACGTCGCAGGCCTGCGCGCCAGGCTCGACCGAGCCCGCGCCGCCGCGGCGAAGTCCGGCACCGACGCGCTGCTCATCACGCCCGGTTCCGACCTGCGCTACCTCATCGGCGCCGGTGGCGGTTCCTTCGAGCGGCTGACCACCCTCGTCGTGCCCGCCGACGGCGCGCCCGCGCTGGTCGTGCCCAAGCTGGAGGCGCCGGGTTACGCGGACACGCCGACCGAAGAGCTCGGCATCGACATCCTCACCTGGGTCGACGGCGACGACCCGTACAAGCTCGTCGCGGGCCGCCTCGGCAAGCCCGCTCGTGTCGCGGTCAGCGACTTCACGCCCGCGCTGCACGTGCTCGCGCTGCGCGACGCGCTCGGTGACGCCGAGCAGGTGCTGGCCGGCCCGGTCGTCCGCGAGCTGCGGATGCGCAAGGACGCCGCCGAGATCGAGGCACTGCGCACGGCGGGCGCCGCCATCGACCGCGTGCACGCCCGAGTCGGCGAGTGGCTGCGCGCCGGTCGCACCGAGGCCGAGGTCGGCGCGGACATCGCCGCCGCCATCGTCGAAGAGGGCCACACCGAGGCCGAGTTCGTCATCGTCGGCTCCGGCCCGAACGGCGCGAGCCCGCACCACAGCGTGTCCGACCGGGTGATCGAGCAGGGCGACGTGGTCGTCGTCGACATCGGCGGCCCGATCGCCGAGGGCTACAACTCCGACTCCACCCGCACCTACGCCGTCGGCGAGCCGCGTGACGCCGACGTCGCCGCGACCTACGCGATCCTGCAGCGCGCCCAGGCCGCCGCGGTCGCCGCCGTCCGGCCAGGCGTGACCGCCGAGCAAATCGACGCCGCCGCGCGCGAGGTCATCGCGGAAGCCGGTTTCGGCGAGTACTTCATCCACCGCACCGGCCACGGCATCGGCCTGGACGTGCACGAGGAGCCGTACATCATCGCGGGCAACGACCTGCCGCTGGAAGCGGGCATGGCGTTCAGCGTCGAGCCCGGCATCTACCAGCCCGGCCGCTGGGGCGCCCGGATCGAGGACATCGTCGTGGTCACCGAGACCGGCGTCGAGTCGTTCAACAACCGTCCCCACGAGCTCGTCGTGCTGGGCTCGTGA
- a CDS encoding sigma-70 family RNA polymerase sigma factor, with translation MSQSTLDDVLPLSPLQQGLLFHAMSDDVDVYTVQSVFELDGPIDVPALRAAAAGVLARHANLRAVFRQAKSGKSVQLIPRSVELPWGELELGDRDFEELLAEDRARRFDPAKPPLLRFLLVKVDDRRHRLVFTKHHILLDGWSMPLLMRDLFALYRGERLAPVTPYKTYLAWLAAQDSEAALAAWRAELDGAEPTMIGPGGAPGSRTFEARVDRLPGITANTLVQCAWAILLGQLTGRDDVVFGTVVAGRPAEVPGVETMVGAFINTLPVRVRLSPGTSVRDALAALQDRQAALLPYQHIGLSELDARDLFDTLVVFESYPNTGLTEIAPGLTLRGIQGRDGTHYPLMLAAVPRDGGLHLRLDYREGLFDGIDAIGTRLVRILESLAAQPDQALAQVETVSPAERRRVIEEWNDTATDLPSASLPELFEAQAARTPDEIAVVLGGTSLTYAELDRRANGLAHDLIARGVRAQDRVVLKQERSIDLVVSILGVLKAGAVYVPLDLRAPAARADAIVAECGAGIVLTDISESEKDTGPDVATHPDHLAYVMYTSGSTGTPKGVAVTHRSVAALAADSLTSCRSWLIIVARNVSIDRLRKRGRRPQETGDGALPQIPAPHCEMDRVVTAMTLHDAMAKLTPMRREILIHMYLHDLSHRDVAERLGIPIGTVKSRAHSALRALRDELGGQAAIDLPGMRIAS, from the coding sequence ATGAGTCAGTCCACACTGGACGACGTCCTGCCGCTTTCGCCGCTGCAGCAAGGATTGCTGTTCCACGCGATGTCCGATGACGTGGACGTCTACACCGTACAGTCGGTGTTCGAACTGGACGGCCCGATCGACGTGCCCGCGTTGCGCGCGGCAGCCGCTGGCGTGCTCGCCAGGCACGCCAACCTGCGTGCCGTGTTCCGGCAGGCCAAGTCCGGCAAGTCCGTGCAGTTGATCCCGCGTTCGGTCGAGCTGCCGTGGGGGGAGCTCGAACTCGGCGACCGGGACTTCGAGGAGCTGCTGGCCGAGGACCGGGCACGCCGGTTCGACCCGGCCAAGCCGCCGCTGCTGCGGTTCCTGCTGGTCAAAGTGGACGATCGGCGGCACCGGCTGGTGTTCACGAAGCACCACATCCTGCTGGACGGCTGGTCGATGCCGCTGCTCATGCGCGACCTGTTCGCGCTCTACCGCGGTGAGCGGCTCGCCCCGGTCACGCCGTACAAGACCTACCTGGCCTGGCTCGCCGCCCAGGACTCCGAAGCCGCACTGGCCGCTTGGCGTGCCGAACTCGACGGTGCTGAGCCCACGATGATCGGACCAGGCGGCGCGCCCGGCAGCCGGACCTTCGAAGCGCGCGTGGACCGGCTACCGGGTATCACGGCGAACACGCTGGTCCAGTGCGCCTGGGCGATCCTGCTCGGCCAGCTGACCGGGCGCGACGACGTCGTGTTCGGCACGGTCGTCGCCGGACGCCCCGCCGAGGTCCCCGGCGTCGAGACCATGGTCGGCGCCTTCATCAACACCCTGCCCGTCCGTGTCCGCCTCAGTCCGGGGACTTCGGTCCGTGACGCGCTCGCCGCGCTGCAAGACCGGCAGGCGGCCTTGCTTCCGTATCAACACATTGGACTGTCCGAACTGGACGCGCGGGACCTGTTCGACACGCTCGTCGTGTTCGAGAGCTACCCGAACACCGGGCTCACCGAGATCGCGCCCGGCCTGACACTGCGCGGAATCCAAGGCCGGGACGGCACGCACTACCCGCTGATGCTCGCCGCCGTGCCGCGAGACGGCGGCCTGCACCTGCGGTTGGACTACCGCGAGGGCCTGTTCGACGGCATCGACGCGATCGGGACCCGCCTCGTCCGGATCCTGGAGTCGCTGGCGGCTCAGCCGGACCAGGCGTTGGCGCAGGTCGAGACGGTGTCACCGGCCGAACGCCGTCGGGTGATCGAGGAGTGGAACGACACCGCCACGGACCTTCCCTCGGCGTCGCTGCCCGAGCTGTTCGAAGCCCAAGCGGCCCGCACGCCCGACGAGATCGCCGTCGTACTGGGCGGAACCTCGCTCACCTACGCCGAACTCGACCGTCGCGCCAACGGCCTCGCCCACGACCTGATCGCCCGCGGCGTCCGCGCCCAAGACCGGGTGGTGCTCAAGCAGGAACGCTCGATCGACCTGGTCGTTTCGATACTCGGAGTGCTCAAGGCGGGCGCGGTCTACGTGCCACTCGACCTGCGCGCACCCGCCGCCCGCGCCGACGCGATCGTCGCCGAATGCGGTGCCGGAATCGTGCTCACCGACATCTCCGAGTCCGAAAAGGACACCGGCCCCGACGTCGCGACGCATCCCGATCACCTGGCTTACGTGATGTACACGTCAGGTTCGACCGGCACACCGAAGGGTGTCGCCGTCACGCACCGATCGGTCGCCGCGCTCGCCGCGGACAGCCTCACCTCCTGCAGATCGTGGCTGATCATCGTGGCGCGCAACGTCTCCATCGACCGGCTCCGCAAACGTGGCCGCCGCCCGCAGGAGACCGGCGACGGCGCGCTGCCGCAGATCCCGGCGCCGCACTGCGAGATGGACCGCGTCGTCACCGCCATGACGCTGCACGACGCGATGGCCAAACTGACCCCGATGCGCCGCGAGATCCTGATCCACATGTACCTGCACGACCTCAGCCACCGCGACGTCGCCGAACGGCTCGGCATCCCCATCGGAACGGTGAAATCCCGCGCCCACTCGGCGCTGCGCGCACTGCGCGACGAGCTGGGCGGGCAAGCCGCCATCGACCTGCCGGGCATGCGGATCGCGAGCTGA